The following coding sequences lie in one Bacteroidota bacterium genomic window:
- a CDS encoding bifunctional folylpolyglutamate synthase/dihydrofolate synthase — protein sequence MNYQQTIDYLFSQLPMFQRVGSAAYKADLYNTLAICKLLGNPENKFKSIHVAGTNGKGSTSHMLASVLQSAGLKVGLYTSPHLKDFRERIKINGKMIPENVVVDFVKTYKTDFEKIQPSFFEMTVGLAFDYFAKEKVDIAVIEVGLGGRLDSTNVITPEVSVITNISYDHVNLLGNTLEKIAIEKAGIIKPKIPVVIGERQKGIDSVFIEIATKNSSEVSFANEVFDLQPESPQNDLTQIYSVRDKSGIVFERLECELLGSYQKKNIATVLCALHEMNRVGFFITKENVQEGIRKVVTQTGLLGRWQILSEKPLAIADTGHNEAGIEEVLKQIRNTPHHQLHFVLGMVNDKDISKILSMLPKDAVYYFCKANIPRALSASDLAKQARILGLNGDVYACVQDAFMAAKTNASEKDLVFVGGSTFTVAEVV from the coding sequence ATGAATTACCAACAAACCATTGATTATTTATTCAGCCAGCTTCCCATGTTTCAGCGTGTTGGAAGTGCTGCTTATAAAGCGGATTTATACAACACGCTTGCAATTTGTAAGCTGCTTGGGAATCCGGAAAATAAATTTAAATCCATACATGTTGCAGGTACCAATGGAAAAGGTTCTACTTCTCACATGCTGGCTTCGGTTTTACAATCAGCAGGTTTAAAAGTTGGATTGTATACCTCACCACATCTCAAAGATTTTAGAGAACGAATTAAAATCAATGGAAAGATGATTCCAGAAAATGTGGTCGTGGATTTTGTTAAAACCTATAAAACAGATTTCGAAAAAATTCAACCTTCTTTTTTTGAAATGACGGTTGGTTTAGCGTTTGATTATTTCGCAAAAGAAAAAGTTGATATTGCTGTTATTGAAGTAGGGTTAGGAGGAAGACTGGATTCAACCAATGTCATCACACCGGAAGTATCTGTGATTACCAACATTAGTTATGATCACGTGAATTTACTGGGTAATACGTTAGAAAAAATTGCAATAGAAAAAGCAGGAATTATAAAGCCGAAAATTCCGGTTGTGATTGGTGAGCGACAAAAAGGGATTGATTCTGTTTTTATTGAAATAGCAACAAAGAATTCCTCGGAAGTGAGTTTTGCAAATGAAGTGTTTGATTTACAACCAGAGTCTCCTCAAAACGATTTGACTCAGATTTATAGTGTAAGAGACAAGAGTGGAATTGTATTTGAACGATTAGAATGTGAGCTTTTAGGAAGTTATCAGAAGAAAAATATTGCCACTGTATTATGCGCGCTGCATGAAATGAATCGAGTAGGTTTTTTTATAACCAAAGAAAATGTTCAAGAGGGAATTCGGAAGGTCGTTACGCAAACAGGTTTGTTGGGGCGTTGGCAAATCCTTTCGGAAAAACCACTTGCGATTGCAGATACCGGTCATAACGAAGCGGGAATTGAAGAGGTTTTAAAACAAATACGCAACACACCGCATCATCAATTGCATTTTGTTTTGGGAATGGTGAATGATAAAGATATTTCGAAAATTCTCAGCATGCTACCTAAAGATGCAGTTTATTATTTCTGCAAAGCGAATATTCCACGGGCATTGTCCGCTTCAGATCTAGCAAAACAAGCAAGAATTCTTGGATTAAACGGAGATGTATATGCCTGTGTGCAGGATGCGTTTATGGCTGCAAAAACGAATGCATCCGAGAAGGATTTGGTTTTTGTTGGAGGTAGCACCTTTACAGTTGCGGAGGTGGTTTAA
- a CDS encoding SUMF1/EgtB/PvdO family nonheme iron enzyme, whose amino-acid sequence MKKVSSKFIALAAVVALASCSKERSPVTAWEYNEPRNGGFEVGPYEEQETGPGLILVEGGTFTMGRAEQDVTYDWNAIPRRVTVSSFYIDQTEVRNLDYLEYLHWTGRVFAANFPDILKKAMPDTLCWRDRLAYNEPYVEYYLRHPSYRDYPVVGVNWLQASDFCAWRTDRVNEFILVREGILDYAPTPTENDYFNTDQYLAGKWTGPIKNPIPSMDPNGGERLVRMEDGIFLPRYRLPTEAEWEYAAYGLIGNTIGERITDRRLYPWNGHGTRNPDSKYLGQMLANYQRSNGDMMGNAGRLNDAGDITTPVFSYWPNDYGLYNMAGNVSEWVMDVYRALSPEDKADFRPFRGNVFKTQERDVDGILINDTIKYDADSNIISVPGMVRWRDVSPAFPDDNLDERRNYTYADNINYLDGDVKSQAATLVGGSWSEPYDPSSGKPESAGMYEYANTSMINDKARVYKGGSWKDRAYWMVPGTRRFLDQRQATAWIGFRCAMTRVGSPVGLGK is encoded by the coding sequence ATGAAAAAAGTATCAAGCAAATTTATCGCACTAGCAGCTGTTGTTGCCCTTGCATCTTGTAGCAAAGAGAGATCTCCTGTTACAGCATGGGAATACAATGAACCTAGAAACGGAGGATTTGAAGTTGGACCTTATGAAGAACAAGAAACCGGACCAGGATTAATCTTGGTTGAAGGTGGTACGTTCACCATGGGTAGAGCTGAACAGGATGTTACTTACGACTGGAATGCTATTCCACGAAGAGTAACGGTTTCTTCATTCTATATCGATCAAACAGAGGTGCGTAACCTTGATTACCTTGAATATTTGCATTGGACAGGCAGAGTATTTGCTGCCAATTTCCCTGATATCCTTAAAAAAGCAATGCCGGATACATTATGCTGGCGCGACCGTTTAGCATACAACGAACCGTATGTTGAATATTATTTACGTCACCCATCTTATAGAGATTATCCGGTGGTTGGTGTAAACTGGTTACAAGCTTCCGATTTCTGTGCTTGGAGAACGGATCGTGTAAACGAGTTCATCCTTGTTCGTGAAGGTATTTTGGACTATGCTCCTACACCTACTGAAAATGACTATTTTAATACTGACCAATACCTTGCAGGTAAATGGACTGGTCCAATCAAAAACCCAATCCCTAGTATGGATCCTAACGGAGGTGAGCGTTTGGTTAGAATGGAAGATGGTATCTTTTTACCACGTTACCGACTACCGACAGAAGCTGAGTGGGAATATGCTGCTTATGGCTTAATTGGTAACACAATCGGTGAACGTATTACCGATAGAAGATTATATCCTTGGAATGGTCACGGTACTCGTAACCCTGACTCTAAATACTTAGGTCAAATGTTAGCAAACTACCAAAGAAGTAATGGTGATATGATGGGTAATGCTGGTCGTTTGAACGATGCTGGAGATATCACTACACCAGTTTTCTCTTATTGGCCAAACGATTACGGTTTGTATAACATGGCTGGTAACGTTTCTGAGTGGGTAATGGATGTATATCGTGCTCTTTCTCCTGAAGACAAAGCTGATTTCCGTCCTTTCCGTGGTAACGTTTTCAAAACACAAGAAAGAGATGTTGACGGTATCTTAATTAACGATACAATCAAATATGACGCTGATAGTAATATCATTTCTGTTCCGGGAATGGTTCGTTGGAGAGATGTAAGTCCTGCATTTCCTGATGATAACTTGGATGAAAGAAGAAACTATACATATGCTGATAACATCAACTACTTAGATGGTGACGTTAAATCGCAAGCCGCAACATTAGTTGGTGGTAGCTGGAGTGAACCATATGACCCATCTTCAGGAAAACCTGAATCTGCTGGCATGTATGAGTATGCTAACACTTCTATGATCAACGATAAAGCTCGTGTTTATAAAGGTGGTTCTTGGAAAGATCGTGCATATTGGATGGTACCGGGAACAAGACGTTTCCTTGACCAACGTCAAGCAACAGCATGGATTGGTTTCCGTTGCGCAATGACTCGTGTTGGTAGTCCGGTTGGATTAGGCAAATAA
- a CDS encoding type IX secretion system membrane protein PorP/SprF yields MLKRIVLILLVVFSFGSTEKLFAQDPEFTQFYANPLYLNPAFAGTARCPRINLNYRNQWPNISGTYVTYSASYDQHIDKIAGGLGLLVTNDKAGQGTLTTTNVSAMYSYQLNINREFSMKFGFQGTYFQKSIDWSKLTFGDMIDERRGFVYNTNEVPGVSKKSNVDLSVGLLGYSKRYFFGFAAHHLTQPDEGLIGPSKLPLKITGHAGAVLPVGDKGNETYISPNVLYQKQQDFQQLNLGVYVVRGSIVGGLWYRNQDSFIALIGFQQHFFKVGYSYDVTVSKLTNATAGSHEISFSLQFECKPKKKKFRTVSCPSF; encoded by the coding sequence ATGTTAAAACGTATCGTTTTAATTTTATTAGTCGTATTTTCATTCGGATCCACGGAGAAACTATTCGCTCAAGATCCTGAATTTACTCAATTCTACGCAAACCCTCTTTATTTGAATCCTGCTTTCGCAGGTACTGCGAGATGTCCTCGAATCAATTTAAATTATCGTAACCAATGGCCGAACATTTCGGGAACTTATGTTACTTATTCTGCTTCGTATGATCAGCACATTGATAAAATTGCAGGTGGATTAGGGTTATTAGTTACAAATGATAAGGCAGGACAAGGAACATTAACAACAACGAATGTTTCTGCGATGTATTCTTACCAATTGAACATCAATCGTGAGTTTTCAATGAAATTTGGTTTCCAAGGAACTTACTTCCAAAAAAGTATTGATTGGAGCAAGTTAACTTTTGGTGATATGATTGACGAACGCAGAGGATTTGTATACAATACAAACGAAGTTCCGGGAGTTTCAAAAAAATCAAATGTGGATTTATCTGTAGGATTATTGGGATACAGCAAACGCTATTTCTTTGGATTTGCTGCTCATCACTTAACACAACCGGATGAAGGTTTAATCGGACCAAGTAAACTGCCTTTAAAAATCACAGGACATGCTGGAGCAGTGCTACCGGTTGGTGATAAAGGAAACGAAACATACATTTCTCCAAATGTATTGTACCAAAAACAACAGGATTTCCAACAATTAAACTTAGGTGTTTATGTTGTAAGAGGTTCAATTGTAGGCGGACTTTGGTATCGTAATCAAGATTCATTTATTGCGCTTATCGGTTTCCAACAACATTTTTTCAAAGTTGGATATAGTTATGATGTAACGGTATCTAAATTGACAAATGCGACTGCCGGTTCACATGAAATTTCTTTTTCATTACAATTCGAATGTAAGCCTAAAAAGAAAAAATTCAGAACAGTTAGCTGTCCTTCATTCTAA
- the porU gene encoding type IX secretion system sortase PorU codes for MRVSLALFLLLIIEFSAVGQSKYSSKEVPAKYRISWQTPGTVKPSDTETQKFLTFSEAHFEPEDAFLPRYIQKIALSNADYSFNTTIINAVFEPLTETEVAIIKNPGLITSEIVVKSVVSIAKKQKYGIVSFIPIRKNATSGKYEKLVAFDLDVVPSSANAKSQNRAVHTYASNSVLQSGNWYKIGLIKDGIYKLSYSFFQDLGIDLTTLNPQDIRIYGNGGGMLSELNSVARKDDLVENAIFVQGEGDGVFDPSDYVLFYGKGPNTWNYNAAGCPKFSHTLNLYSDSAYYFVTVDLGAGKRIQAQASSGATPTNLVTSFDDYDFHESDNINFIKSGRNWYGEFFDNIATYNFSFNFPNIDMGSPTTVSTRIASRSLTTTASYSVVSQTGSVNIPIGSTPGDSYSDYAIVGSGCFSFNPNNASVLVSVTKLTSSAVAWLDCIDVNARRQLTMSGDQMAFRDGQSVGSGNISQYTITSSLPVQIWDVTEPTNAFLQNTSSVGSTYQFVLPSDSLKQFVAHNGLSYLTPKISGTVANQDLHALSNKDYIIIAHPDFYSDATQLAAFHETFDTLSTVVVTPQQIYNEFSSGAQDICALRDFVKMFYDRATVANELPQYLLMYGDGSYDNKKRFSNNTNFIPTYQSNNSTILTQSYVSDDFYGLLDDAEGLWSSTDAVDIGIGRFPVKNIAESNVVLKKVIDYNKTGFSPSVVNNGCANLSNDSPFGDWRNIVCFVGDDEDGGLHQIDANRLAIMVDTAANDYNVDKIFLDAYPQESTPGGSRYPTVAEAINKRIEKGCLIWNYTGHGGEVGLSHERVVEVAQINGWNNYNKLPLFVTATCEFSRFDDPDRTSAGEYVLLNSEGGGIALFTTVRLVFASGNFIVNRDLYEQAFTPMASGKMPRLGDLYYHVKTEPGGNSVNSRNFTLLGDPALTLAYPKYDVSTDTVNSIPVSVSSSATLKALSLVTISGFVRSSSGSVLNSYNGVIYPTVYDKSQNITTLSNDAGSPPYTFGVQKNILYKGKASVTNGAFKFSFVVPKDIAYAYGIGRVSYYAENGTEDANGFYEKVIIGGSNDSALTDNAGPNVDLFMNDAKFVFGGLTDETPDLFAILKDENGVNTVGNGIGHDITAVLDANTENTVVLNDYYQADLNSYKSGTIRYPFSELSEGKHTLSLKVWDVYNNSSQSYTEFIVARSAELALSHVLNYPNPFTTKTQFYFEQNQCCQVLDVSVQIFTVSGKLVKSIDQFVQTEGFRSDPIEWDGRDDFGDRIGKGVYIYRIKVKTSEGAVAEKFEKLVILN; via the coding sequence ATGCGCGTCTCTCTTGCCTTGTTTTTATTGTTAATTATTGAATTTTCGGCTGTTGGCCAATCTAAATACTCCTCCAAAGAAGTGCCGGCAAAGTATCGCATCTCATGGCAAACTCCTGGTACGGTTAAACCTTCTGATACTGAGACCCAAAAGTTTTTGACCTTTTCGGAGGCGCATTTTGAGCCGGAGGATGCATTTTTACCCCGATACATACAAAAAATTGCCCTTTCAAATGCCGATTATTCTTTTAATACAACCATAATCAACGCTGTTTTTGAGCCCTTAACCGAAACCGAAGTTGCAATTATTAAAAACCCAGGACTGATTACTTCCGAAATAGTTGTAAAATCGGTAGTATCTATTGCTAAAAAACAAAAATACGGTATCGTTTCTTTTATTCCGATTCGAAAAAATGCGACCTCTGGAAAGTATGAAAAGTTGGTCGCTTTTGATTTGGATGTTGTTCCTTCTTCAGCGAATGCTAAATCTCAGAATCGTGCTGTGCATACGTATGCCTCTAATTCGGTGTTGCAAAGTGGTAATTGGTATAAAATCGGATTAATAAAGGATGGAATCTATAAGTTATCCTATTCCTTTTTTCAAGATTTAGGAATTGATTTGACAACGCTCAATCCACAAGACATTCGAATTTATGGAAATGGTGGTGGAATGCTTTCTGAATTAAATTCTGTTGCCCGCAAAGATGATTTGGTTGAAAATGCCATTTTTGTTCAAGGGGAAGGTGATGGTGTTTTTGATCCTTCCGACTATGTGTTGTTTTATGGGAAAGGACCTAATACTTGGAATTATAATGCAGCTGGCTGCCCTAAATTTTCTCATACCCTCAATTTATATTCAGATTCTGCCTATTATTTTGTAACCGTTGATTTGGGCGCTGGAAAGAGAATTCAAGCACAAGCTTCCTCTGGAGCAACACCAACAAACCTAGTAACATCTTTTGATGATTATGATTTTCATGAAAGTGATAATATTAATTTTATTAAATCCGGCAGAAATTGGTACGGTGAATTTTTTGACAACATTGCCACCTATAATTTTTCATTCAATTTCCCAAATATAGATATGGGATCTCCAACCACGGTGTCAACGCGCATAGCGTCACGTTCTTTAACAACTACTGCTAGTTATTCTGTTGTTAGTCAAACCGGAAGTGTTAACATTCCGATAGGCTCTACTCCCGGAGACTCCTACAGCGATTATGCAATTGTTGGTTCTGGATGTTTTTCTTTCAACCCCAACAATGCTTCTGTTCTCGTTTCTGTAACGAAACTAACTTCGAGTGCTGTTGCCTGGTTGGATTGTATTGATGTGAATGCTCGCAGACAATTAACAATGTCCGGTGATCAGATGGCCTTTAGAGATGGACAATCGGTAGGATCAGGTAATATTTCCCAATATACTATTACCAGCTCTTTGCCAGTTCAAATTTGGGATGTAACGGAACCGACTAATGCTTTTCTGCAAAATACAAGTTCTGTTGGTTCAACCTATCAATTTGTTCTTCCTTCGGATTCTTTAAAGCAATTTGTTGCTCACAATGGATTAAGTTATTTGACACCTAAAATTTCTGGAACGGTTGCAAACCAAGACCTACATGCTTTGTCAAACAAAGATTATATTATTATTGCACACCCAGATTTTTATTCAGATGCAACTCAATTGGCTGCATTTCACGAAACGTTTGATACACTTTCTACTGTAGTTGTTACACCTCAGCAGATCTATAATGAATTTTCCTCCGGTGCTCAAGATATTTGCGCTCTCCGAGATTTTGTAAAAATGTTTTACGACAGAGCGACTGTTGCGAATGAGTTGCCGCAATATTTGTTGATGTATGGTGATGGTTCTTACGATAATAAAAAGCGATTCAGTAACAACACCAATTTTATTCCTACATATCAATCCAATAACTCAACGATTTTAACTCAATCGTATGTGTCGGATGATTTTTATGGATTGCTGGATGATGCTGAAGGATTATGGTCCTCTACAGATGCTGTAGACATTGGGATTGGTCGGTTCCCTGTAAAGAATATTGCTGAGTCGAATGTTGTTTTAAAGAAAGTAATTGATTACAATAAAACCGGATTTTCTCCTTCAGTTGTAAACAATGGATGTGCTAATTTATCGAACGATTCTCCTTTTGGCGATTGGAGAAACATTGTGTGTTTTGTTGGGGATGATGAAGATGGGGGGTTGCACCAAATTGATGCGAATCGATTGGCAATAATGGTAGATACTGCAGCGAATGATTACAATGTCGATAAAATATTTTTAGATGCTTATCCTCAGGAATCAACACCGGGTGGATCACGTTATCCAACTGTTGCAGAAGCTATAAACAAGCGTATTGAAAAAGGATGTTTAATCTGGAACTATACCGGACATGGAGGAGAAGTAGGTTTGTCACATGAGCGTGTTGTTGAAGTTGCTCAAATCAATGGCTGGAATAATTACAACAAACTTCCTTTATTTGTTACAGCCACATGTGAGTTTAGTCGCTTTGATGATCCGGACAGAACATCTGCCGGTGAGTATGTTTTGTTAAATTCGGAAGGCGGAGGAATTGCTTTGTTTACAACAGTAAGATTGGTATTTGCGTCCGGTAATTTTATAGTAAATCGTGATTTGTATGAGCAAGCGTTTACTCCCATGGCAAGCGGAAAAATGCCACGTTTAGGTGATTTGTATTATCATGTAAAAACGGAGCCGGGTGGAAATTCTGTGAACAGCAGAAACTTTACGCTATTGGGCGATCCGGCATTGACCTTGGCCTATCCGAAATATGATGTTTCTACGGATACCGTAAATTCAATCCCTGTTTCTGTTAGTAGCTCGGCTACCTTGAAAGCACTTTCTTTGGTAACGATTAGCGGTTTTGTGCGGTCGAGTAGCGGATCTGTTTTAAATTCCTACAATGGTGTTATCTATCCAACGGTGTATGACAAATCTCAAAACATTACAACTTTGTCGAATGATGCGGGTAGTCCGCCTTACACATTTGGTGTTCAAAAAAATATTCTTTACAAAGGAAAGGCGAGCGTTACAAATGGAGCATTTAAATTTTCTTTTGTTGTTCCGAAAGACATTGCCTATGCCTATGGAATTGGTAGAGTCAGTTATTATGCAGAAAATGGGACAGAAGATGCAAACGGCTTTTATGAAAAGGTAATTATCGGTGGGTCAAATGATTCCGCCTTAACCGATAATGCAGGTCCGAATGTGGATTTGTTTATGAACGATGCAAAATTTGTATTTGGTGGCTTAACCGATGAAACACCTGATTTGTTTGCCATTTTAAAAGATGAGAATGGTGTGAATACAGTAGGAAATGGTATTGGTCATGATATTACTGCAGTTTTAGATGCTAATACGGAGAACACTGTTGTTTTGAATGATTATTACCAAGCAGATTTAAACAGTTATAAAAGTGGAACCATTCGTTACCCTTTTTCTGAATTAAGTGAAGGGAAGCATACATTGAGCTTGAAAGTATGGGATGTATATAATAATTCGAGTCAATCGTATACTGAATTTATTGTTGCACGCTCAGCAGAATTGGCATTAAGCCATGTGCTAAATTATCCGAATCCTTTTACTACAAAAACACAATTTTATTTTGAACAAAATCAATGTTGCCAGGTTTTAGATGTATCGGTTCAGATTTTTACCGTTTCCGGTAAGTTGGTGAAGAGCATTGATCAGTTTGTTCAAACAGAAGGTTTCCGATCTGATCCAATTGAATGGGATGGACGTGATGATTTTGGAGATCGAATCGGTAAAGGTGTTTATATTTATAGAATAAAAGTAAAAACAAGTGAGGGGGCAGTAGCCGAAAAATTCGAAAAGCTTGTTATTTTAAATTAA
- the porV gene encoding type IX secretion system outer membrane channel protein PorV: MIDIRAYSKHLFLFATAIIVGTNAEGQTTNSQRAEELQLNTITTAVPFLLITPDSRAGGMGDAGVASLNDVNAVHWNASKLGFTKKKMGFGVSYTPWLRALVPDINLAYITGFYQMKKKGTIAGSLRYFSLGDITFTDANGQVIGQFRPNEFALDVAYGVKLADNFSVGGAVRYINSNLTGNALVESSQTHAGRTVAVDISALYKKEKVKLADKKAIVGIGLNISNIGGKMSYSDRGQANSTDFIPINLRLGGSLNVELDDYNSISVLADINKLMVPTPPIYKYEVDPITGQTTGEIATDADGNPIIESGKDPNRGVAEGMFGSFSDAPGGGKEELRELNYSAGLEYWYNHLFAVRAGYFYEHPTKGNRQFFTIGAGVKYNVFGLDFAYLIPTQQRNPLENTLRFTLTFDFDAFKDQNKEEAKTE; this comes from the coding sequence ATGATAGATATTAGAGCATACAGCAAACACCTATTTTTATTTGCTACCGCTATTATAGTTGGAACGAATGCAGAAGGACAAACCACGAATTCGCAGAGAGCTGAAGAACTTCAGTTAAATACCATTACAACTGCAGTTCCGTTTTTGTTAATTACTCCAGACTCCAGAGCTGGTGGAATGGGCGATGCCGGTGTTGCATCTTTAAACGATGTAAATGCGGTTCATTGGAATGCTTCGAAGTTAGGGTTCACTAAGAAAAAAATGGGGTTTGGTGTCTCCTACACGCCTTGGTTAAGAGCCTTAGTGCCTGATATTAATTTAGCATATATCACTGGTTTTTATCAGATGAAGAAAAAAGGAACCATTGCGGGTTCTTTGCGTTATTTTTCATTAGGTGACATTACGTTTACAGATGCAAATGGTCAAGTTATTGGTCAATTTCGTCCGAACGAATTTGCATTAGATGTTGCATATGGAGTAAAGTTAGCAGATAATTTTTCGGTGGGTGGCGCTGTACGTTACATCAATTCAAATTTAACTGGTAATGCATTGGTAGAAAGTTCTCAAACGCATGCCGGACGAACAGTAGCTGTTGATATTTCTGCTTTGTACAAAAAGGAAAAAGTAAAATTGGCGGATAAAAAAGCAATTGTTGGTATTGGATTAAACATTTCAAATATTGGTGGAAAGATGTCTTATTCTGACAGAGGTCAAGCCAATAGCACAGATTTTATTCCTATTAATTTACGTTTAGGCGGTTCGTTAAATGTTGAGTTGGATGATTATAATTCAATTTCAGTATTGGCAGATATTAATAAATTAATGGTGCCAACTCCGCCAATTTATAAATATGAAGTTGATCCTATTACTGGTCAAACAACCGGAGAGATTGCAACTGATGCCGATGGAAATCCGATTATTGAATCAGGAAAAGACCCGAATCGCGGTGTTGCTGAAGGTATGTTTGGCTCATTTTCCGATGCACCGGGCGGTGGAAAAGAAGAATTGCGTGAGTTAAATTATTCAGCAGGTTTAGAATATTGGTACAATCATTTGTTTGCTGTTCGTGCAGGATATTTTTATGAGCATCCAACAAAAGGGAATCGTCAATTTTTTACGATTGGTGCTGGTGTAAAATACAATGTATTCGGTTTGGATTTTGCATATTTGATTCCGACTCAACAACGCAATCCTTTAGAAAACACATTACGCTTTACACTTACATTTGACTTTGATGCTTTCAAAGACCAAAACAAAGAAGAGGCGAAAACAGAATAA
- a CDS encoding DUF2490 domain-containing protein gives MKKIIFLAALSLGFVSQGFSQASNDAGLWCTFNLEKNINQKLSLFLTEEYRVRENFSRNNLFYTDLGFSYKPLDFMKVSLSYRNIEKFTNDNTISLRHRFTVDVVLKKKLNQLSFAFRQRLQTEYRNVYSSELGAIPEWYTRSKLTIKYDLDKPVTPYVATEFRYQINNPRAVDSNKLWHRGRYIAGIDYKKSDRNTFGVYYLIQREWNVSAPQNLYIIGLEYSLTL, from the coding sequence ATGAAAAAAATTATATTCTTAGCAGCACTTTCCTTAGGATTCGTTTCACAAGGCTTCTCACAAGCAAGTAATGATGCTGGGTTGTGGTGCACGTTTAATCTTGAGAAAAACATCAACCAAAAACTTTCACTATTTCTTACTGAAGAATACCGAGTTCGAGAAAATTTTAGCAGAAACAATCTTTTTTATACCGACCTAGGATTCTCCTATAAACCTTTAGATTTCATGAAGGTTTCGTTGTCGTATCGAAACATCGAAAAATTCACTAACGATAATACAATTAGTCTGCGCCACCGGTTTACAGTGGATGTTGTTTTGAAGAAAAAATTAAACCAGCTTTCTTTTGCCTTTCGCCAAAGATTGCAAACCGAATACAGAAATGTATACTCCAGTGAATTAGGCGCTATTCCGGAATGGTATACACGCAGTAAACTAACAATCAAATACGATTTAGACAAACCCGTTACTCCTTATGTTGCAACAGAGTTTCGTTATCAAATTAATAATCCTAGAGCCGTTGACAGCAATAAACTATGGCATCGAGGAAGATATATTGCCGGAATAGATTATAAGAAGAGTGACAGAAATACCTTTGGAGTCTACTATTTAATTCAGCGAGAGTGGAATGTATCGGCACCGCAGAACTTATACATTATTGGGCTAGAGTATTCACTTACGTTGTAA